Proteins encoded together in one Lathyrus oleraceus cultivar Zhongwan6 chromosome 5, CAAS_Psat_ZW6_1.0, whole genome shotgun sequence window:
- the LOC127081077 gene encoding chloroplastic import inner membrane translocase subunit HP30-2 isoform X2, producing the protein MEQGKQQQRTMALSSKGLPHQIQNPITQIQTRFKNIENGVKLWLSKQSIAVEAAVVATTSAAQGAVMGACMGTFTSNAPAAFAPPPNATLSPQAMASLKQAQALAGGPLIQARNFAVMTGVNAGISCVLKRLRGKEDVQSSMAAAFGSGALFTLVSGIGGGSNQVANAVSSGLFFALVQGGIFQISQKFSQPPVEDTHYAKTRSMLNNLGLQNYEKNFKKGLLSDNTLPLLNDSALRDVKIPPGPRLLILDHIQREHDSREKHGSQAAVN; encoded by the exons ATGGAACAAGGAAAGCAGCAGCAAAGAACGATGGCGTTGTCGTCCAAGGGTTTACCGCACCAAATTCAAAACCCAATCACCCAAATTCAAACACGCTTTAAAAACATCGAAAACGGTGTCAAGCTTTGGCTCTCCAAACAGTCTATCGCCGTTGAAGCCGCCGTCGTTGCCACCACCAGCGCCGCTCAAGGCGCTGTTATGGGTGCCTGCATGGGTACTTTCACCAGCAACGCTCCCGCTGCTTTCGCTCCACCTCCTAACGCGACTCTCAGCCCTCAAGCCATGGCTTCTCTTAAACAAGCACAG GCTCTTGCTGGAGGTCCTTTGATTCAGGCTCGAAACTTTGCTGTTATGACTGGAGTGAATGCTGGTATTTCTTGTGTTTTGAAAAGATTAAGAGGAAAGGAAGATGTTCAATCCAG CATGGCGGCAGCTTTTGGTTCCGGGGCCTTGTTTACATTGGTAAGTGGCATCGGTGGTGGATCAAATCAAGTAGCAAATGCAGTGTCATCTGGACTATTCTTTGCACTTGTTCAAGGTGGTATTTTCCAG ATATCACAAAAGTTTTCTCAACCACCTGTTGAAGATACTCACTATGCTAAAACAAGAAGCATGTTGAACAACCTTGGTCTTCAGAATTACGAAAAGAATTTTAAGAAAGGCTTATTATCAGACAACACATTGCCTTTACTCAATGACAG TGCTCTCAGAGATGTGAAAATTCCTCCAGGACCCAGACTTTTGATTCTTGACCACATCCAGAG GGAACATGATTCGAGAGAGAAGCACGGAAGCCAAGCCGCCGTTAACTGA
- the LOC127081077 gene encoding chloroplastic import inner membrane translocase subunit HP30-2 isoform X1 gives MEQGKQQQRTMALSSKGLPHQIQNPITQIQTRFKNIENGVKLWLSKQSIAVEAAVVATTSAAQGAVMGACMGTFTSNAPAAFAPPPNATLSPQAMASLKQAQALAGGPLIQARNFAVMTGVNAGISCVLKRLRGKEDVQSSMAAAFGSGALFTLVSGIGGGSNQVANAVSSGLFFALVQGGIFQISQKFSQPPVEDTHYAKTRSMLNNLGLQNYEKNFKKGLLSDNTLPLLNDSALRDVKIPPGPRLLILDHIQSFSREHDSREKHGSQAAVN, from the exons ATGGAACAAGGAAAGCAGCAGCAAAGAACGATGGCGTTGTCGTCCAAGGGTTTACCGCACCAAATTCAAAACCCAATCACCCAAATTCAAACACGCTTTAAAAACATCGAAAACGGTGTCAAGCTTTGGCTCTCCAAACAGTCTATCGCCGTTGAAGCCGCCGTCGTTGCCACCACCAGCGCCGCTCAAGGCGCTGTTATGGGTGCCTGCATGGGTACTTTCACCAGCAACGCTCCCGCTGCTTTCGCTCCACCTCCTAACGCGACTCTCAGCCCTCAAGCCATGGCTTCTCTTAAACAAGCACAG GCTCTTGCTGGAGGTCCTTTGATTCAGGCTCGAAACTTTGCTGTTATGACTGGAGTGAATGCTGGTATTTCTTGTGTTTTGAAAAGATTAAGAGGAAAGGAAGATGTTCAATCCAG CATGGCGGCAGCTTTTGGTTCCGGGGCCTTGTTTACATTGGTAAGTGGCATCGGTGGTGGATCAAATCAAGTAGCAAATGCAGTGTCATCTGGACTATTCTTTGCACTTGTTCAAGGTGGTATTTTCCAG ATATCACAAAAGTTTTCTCAACCACCTGTTGAAGATACTCACTATGCTAAAACAAGAAGCATGTTGAACAACCTTGGTCTTCAGAATTACGAAAAGAATTTTAAGAAAGGCTTATTATCAGACAACACATTGCCTTTACTCAATGACAG TGCTCTCAGAGATGTGAAAATTCCTCCAGGACCCAGACTTTTGATTCTTGACCACATCCAGAG TTTCTCCAGGGAACATGATTCGAGAGAGAAGCACGGAAGCCAAGCCGCCGTTAACTGA